The following coding sequences are from one candidate division WOR-3 bacterium window:
- a CDS encoding SufD family Fe-S cluster assembly protein, translating into MTQNKNAEELFSKTDSDINDLLDPKIAHLIISHDKVVSKNGVEGLKVETQTIENGLHVLIELEEGIVIEKPVHLCFGMLPEQGIQNIVVEAVMKERASMSVLAHCVFPNAIDVQHLMNGSIKLGKYSVFRYFERHVHSEKGGVRVVPKTVVELGEGAKFSTEFELLRGRVGVIDIDYEAKCSENSVLEMSARINGTEDDKISIRETGLLQGAYSRGVLKTKIALRGRSRADVFNKIIASGAYSRGHVDCKEIVMDQAVANAVPIVEVRHPKARVTHEAAIGSVDNRQLETLMSRGVSEEAAEEMIIQGMLSE; encoded by the coding sequence ATGACCCAAAACAAGAATGCAGAAGAACTTTTTTCGAAAACCGATTCAGATATTAACGATCTTCTGGACCCGAAAATCGCCCATCTCATAATTAGCCACGATAAAGTCGTCAGCAAAAACGGCGTTGAAGGCCTCAAGGTTGAAACCCAGACGATCGAAAACGGCCTTCACGTCCTCATCGAACTCGAAGAAGGAATAGTTATTGAAAAACCCGTCCATCTCTGTTTCGGTATGCTGCCTGAACAGGGAATTCAAAATATAGTAGTTGAAGCCGTGATGAAAGAGCGCGCTTCGATGTCCGTTCTCGCTCACTGCGTTTTCCCGAACGCGATAGACGTTCAGCACCTGATGAATGGCAGTATAAAACTCGGAAAATATTCTGTTTTCAGATATTTCGAAAGGCACGTTCACAGCGAGAAAGGCGGAGTGAGGGTCGTGCCGAAAACTGTTGTGGAGCTGGGCGAAGGTGCAAAATTCTCGACGGAATTCGAACTTCTCAGAGGCAGAGTCGGCGTCATTGATATAGACTACGAGGCCAAATGCTCGGAAAACTCTGTCCTTGAAATGTCGGCTAGGATAAACGGAACCGAAGACGACAAAATTTCAATCAGGGAGACCGGATTGCTCCAAGGAGCTTATTCGAGAGGAGTTTTAAAGACCAAGATAGCCCTGCGCGGAAGGTCGAGAGCCGATGTCTTCAATAAAATTATCGCATCGGGAGCTTATTCGAGAGGTCATGTTGACTGCAAGGAAATCGTCATGGACCAAGCAGTAGCCAACGCAGTGCCGATAGTTGAAGTCAGACATCCCAAGGCTCGCGTAACTCACGAAGCTGCAATAGGAAGCGTCGACAACAGACAGCTCGAAACGCTTATGTCGAGAGGCGTTTCTGAAGAAGCCGCCGAAGAAATGATAATACAGGGGATGCTGTCAGAATGA
- a CDS encoding DUF3160 domain-containing protein, whose product MMRLFRFPVILSIPVIFTLARLSGADFNIEDSIPASYQGADFRYPVDPEKILYLEFAGLNEGQARFLCQNGFVIVPGNSRDFYCLYDGFKYDSVPVYVTADAMLHTYHLIFNKIIRGLEDEFLRERLLMLTVDLCAEAKDVYSELRGTQFEDAALDVWTYFEIARFLLDEKPSALPLAVMIAAQYEIERISEAQGIDVSTLMTEGEDIYEEDYSQYRPRGHYDGKPERERYFRAMMWFGRITFSTDDLGDIRRIIVFADIMSKPGNDYLKKWQEISEPIEYFVGRSKDLSVVEAVSVFRKIYGDSPDKSALVSLVKGTEFLSEIKKISKGEDLPFEYSENDPGFRFMGQKYVFDSHVYEKLVYSEVGTPSNTRMLPKALDLFAVFGSEEAYGILESDGDTEIENYSENMEKLKALVSRITPEKWQSDVYIYWLYVLKTYVREKGESYPKYMRKLSWTLRNLYAALASYTELKHDTVLYANQVMAECGDDIPYDKYICHVEPDPEFFYSLLKLVELTEKALEKTGVELKASEGLLANLEEETRYMASVSLKELRGEELSREDFDRLYYFGGWLEWMVFESADDPAGNPDWEWAGLVTDIATDPNGRVLQEATGKIFKIFVITQGKEGRPQLAGGGVYSYYEFPWPMDDRLTDSKWRKMLLENSEPPRPEWSGNFIIE is encoded by the coding sequence ATGATGAGACTGTTTCGTTTTCCAGTAATCCTTTCCATACCTGTAATATTTACTCTGGCCAGACTTTCCGGCGCCGACTTCAATATTGAAGATTCAATTCCTGCCTCATACCAGGGGGCCGACTTCAGGTATCCCGTTGATCCCGAAAAGATTTTGTATCTGGAATTTGCCGGCCTCAATGAAGGTCAGGCCAGGTTTCTTTGTCAGAACGGTTTTGTCATTGTTCCAGGAAATTCAAGGGATTTTTATTGTCTGTACGACGGTTTTAAATACGATTCCGTTCCTGTTTACGTCACTGCTGACGCCATGCTGCACACCTACCATTTGATCTTCAATAAAATAATAAGAGGCCTTGAGGACGAGTTTTTGAGGGAGAGATTGCTGATGCTCACGGTGGACCTCTGCGCCGAAGCGAAGGATGTTTATTCCGAGCTAAGAGGCACGCAGTTCGAAGACGCCGCGCTGGATGTCTGGACGTATTTTGAAATAGCACGTTTTCTTCTGGACGAAAAACCTTCGGCACTCCCACTGGCGGTAATGATTGCTGCACAGTACGAGATAGAAAGGATTTCCGAAGCCCAGGGCATAGATGTTTCAACCCTTATGACTGAGGGAGAAGATATCTACGAAGAGGACTACAGTCAATACAGGCCGAGGGGGCATTACGACGGCAAACCCGAAAGAGAGAGATATTTCAGGGCGATGATGTGGTTCGGAAGAATAACATTTTCAACGGACGATCTCGGAGATATCCGAAGAATCATTGTCTTTGCCGACATAATGTCAAAACCCGGGAATGATTATCTGAAAAAATGGCAGGAAATATCGGAGCCCATTGAGTATTTTGTAGGAAGGTCAAAAGATCTCAGCGTTGTCGAAGCCGTATCTGTTTTCAGAAAAATATACGGTGATTCCCCCGATAAATCAGCTCTCGTAAGCTTGGTAAAAGGGACGGAGTTTTTATCTGAGATAAAAAAAATATCCAAGGGCGAAGACCTGCCGTTTGAATATTCAGAAAATGACCCCGGTTTCAGGTTTATGGGACAAAAATACGTATTCGATTCACACGTATATGAAAAACTTGTCTACAGCGAAGTCGGGACGCCTTCAAACACAAGAATGCTGCCCAAAGCTCTCGACCTGTTCGCTGTTTTTGGCAGCGAAGAAGCGTACGGCATTCTCGAAAGCGATGGCGACACTGAAATCGAAAATTATTCCGAGAACATGGAAAAACTGAAAGCCCTCGTCTCAAGAATTACTCCCGAAAAGTGGCAATCCGATGTGTACATTTACTGGCTTTACGTACTGAAAACATACGTCAGGGAAAAAGGCGAGTCATATCCGAAGTACATGAGAAAACTATCGTGGACGCTGAGAAATCTCTACGCCGCTTTGGCGAGTTACACTGAACTCAAACATGACACTGTGCTTTACGCGAATCAGGTAATGGCAGAATGCGGCGACGACATCCCGTACGATAAGTACATCTGTCACGTCGAGCCTGATCCTGAATTCTTTTACAGTCTTTTGAAGCTGGTCGAATTGACCGAAAAAGCGCTGGAAAAAACCGGCGTTGAGTTGAAAGCTTCTGAAGGCTTGCTTGCAAACCTTGAAGAGGAAACCCGGTACATGGCATCGGTATCTCTTAAAGAACTCAGGGGAGAAGAATTGAGCAGGGAAGACTTCGACCGTCTATATTATTTCGGCGGATGGCTCGAATGGATGGTTTTTGAATCCGCGGACGATCCTGCAGGAAATCCCGACTGGGAATGGGCTGGACTCGTCACGGACATAGCGACCGATCCGAACGGCAGAGTCCTTCAGGAGGCGACAGGAAAAATATTCAAGATATTCGTAATAACTCAGGGTAAAGAAGGAAGGCCTCAGCTCGCAGGAGGAGGCGTATATTCTTACTACGAATTCCCGTGGCCGATGGACGACAGACTTACGGACTCTAAATGGAGAAAAATGCTATTAGAAAATTCCGAACCGCCGAGACCTGAGTGGTCGGGTAATTTCATAATTGAATGA
- a CDS encoding phosphatase PAP2 family protein: MTLSYLPFGADIFVLELINKTLHAVFLNYFFVFFSDEKAAVFPLALTLFFFLRKYKKKGIVLFLFAIAAVGLSDLLGARFFKELFDRPRPCQEIAGIFYFDKKTAGWLITDGVTGFKSSSSFVSNHSANAAAFALFSSFYLRRLSVFFLTAAFLVGISRIYTGVHYPSDVAAGFATGAVCAFFTKWLCDLSIKIHSGYREKRKKVRS; the protein is encoded by the coding sequence ATGACACTAAGCTATCTGCCTTTCGGCGCCGACATATTTGTTCTGGAATTAATAAACAAAACATTGCACGCAGTTTTTCTGAATTATTTTTTTGTTTTTTTCTCTGACGAAAAAGCAGCGGTTTTCCCGCTGGCCCTGACCTTATTTTTTTTTCTGAGAAAATACAAGAAAAAGGGAATCGTGCTTTTTTTGTTCGCGATCGCAGCTGTCGGACTGTCGGACCTTTTGGGAGCAAGATTTTTCAAGGAGTTGTTTGACAGACCAAGACCCTGTCAGGAAATAGCCGGTATATTTTATTTCGATAAAAAGACCGCCGGATGGTTGATCACCGACGGAGTGACAGGTTTTAAATCTTCCTCTTCATTCGTTTCCAATCACTCGGCAAACGCCGCCGCATTTGCCCTGTTTTCTTCGTTTTATCTCAGGCGGCTTTCCGTTTTTTTTCTTACGGCGGCTTTTTTAGTCGGAATATCGAGGATATACACAGGAGTTCATTACCCTTCCGATGTCGCGGCGGGATTTGCGACAGGAGCAGTGTGCGCTTTTTTTACCAAATGGCTCTGTGATCTATCAATCAAAATCCATTCAGGATATCGGGAAAAGAGAAAAAAAGTACGAAGTTGA